From a single Miscanthus floridulus cultivar M001 chromosome 8, ASM1932011v1, whole genome shotgun sequence genomic region:
- the LOC136470967 gene encoding uncharacterized protein translates to MVAETETSPLVGVVPAPDAKAPRAAASLDVEARIRAMRAAAAEEREKMLLPRPRPAPGPFSRLARLWRRFFVRFDPDSIPVCHPLDDEQLEMLERHKTPGYFKRLAMDRQLVTECLQHYNSMHSGDEYEPAPGKVSRHPHFHNGICWTHGNFVARKKRSGCFSFLPAPRTLFFFELAYRNGFHGVVTCTTLDEPVTEAYSVLGFPLWWSARRTGIFDSICKTCYCRFDVPRPGMQKMFACGHNNVGKVCEMCYRRSHVLHPYPGEFAFGYHDPYHPYSAEC, encoded by the exons ATGGTCGCGGAGACGGAGACTAGTCCCCTCGTCGGAGTCGTGCCAGCGCCGGATGCCAAGGCCCCCCGCGCCGCCGCATCCTTGGATGTGGAGGCCCGCATCCGCGCCATgcgcgccgccgcagccgaggagagggagaagatgtTGCTTCCCCGGCCACGGCCAGCACCCGGGCCGTTCTCTCGCCTCGCGCGGCTGTGGCGCCGGTTCTTCGTCCGATTTGATCCCGACTCCATCCCCGTCTGTCATCCGCTGGATGACGAACAGCTCGAAATGCTTGAACG ACACAAAACGCCGGGGTACTTCAAGCGATTAGCTATGGATCGCCAGCTTGTCACGGAATGCCTGCAGCACTACAACTCTATGCATTCG GGCGATGAGTATGAGCCTGCTCCTGGCAAGGTGTCTCGGCATCCCCATTTTCACAATGGCATTTGCTGGACTCATGGAAACTTCGTGGCTCGTAAGAAGCGCTCTGGTTGCTTCTCATTCCTGCCTGCTCCACGGACTCTCTTCTTCTTCGAGCTTGCTTATAGAAATGGTTTCCATGGAGTCGTCACTTGCACCACCTTAG ATGAACCAGTTACTGAAGCCTACAGTGTCTTGGGCTTCCCTCTTTGGTGGTCTGCACGTCGGACTGGCATAT TTGATTCCATTTGCAAGACATGCTACTGTCGCTTTGATGTTCCACGTCCTGGCATGCAGAAGATGTTTGCGTGTGGACATAACAATGTGGGGAAAGTCTGTGAAATGTGCTATCGTCGCTCCCATGTGCTGCATCCATACCCAGGAGAATTTGCGTTTGGCTATCATGATCCT